AGTCCCATCTTAGAACCTAGATCTAAAATAAGGTGTGTTTCAAAATCAGCAACCTCATACATCTTTTTTAAGTGTGCTTCTTCTATAGCGAATCTCTTTATTTCATCTTCACTATCTTCCTTCCTTGGAATTGATAAAATCTTGTCTGCATCCTCAACATAATTATTGTGGTACTTGCAAAATCGCGCAAAAGATTTGAGGTGCTGTAAGTAGGTGTTATATGTACTAGGTTCAATCTCCAGAGAATCAAGCCACAGTAACATAGCATCTGCATTAATATTACCATCACTTACATTCATATACCGTTTAATGACACGAACAGCATTAGCCGTTGAAGGGGTGTCTCTGTTGAGTTTTGAGTGTGACTTTAAGTAAGCACTAAAAGGGGCAGAAAATTGATCGTCATAGACTTTCTCATAGTATTTTGTGTTAGACACTCTAGTAATGTTCCGACTTCGTAGGAAGGATAAATATCCACTAATATGAGTATTGAAATTATTGGCAACAAGCTTTCTTAGTCGTACCTCTCCAGAGCTGATTTCATTACTCTCATGCAAGTGCTTTAAATAAGATCTATATCTATCGAAATGGCCTACCTCACCACCGTGAAACTT
The Flammeovirga agarivorans DNA segment above includes these coding regions:
- a CDS encoding tyrosine-type recombinase/integrase, which produces MLEKKQDLSTAHVLGVKLVVQMYKKYIVSFDLTTADKNRLKKVNRNLTLFLNYCCKFHGGEVGHFDRYRSYLKHLHESNEISSGEVRLRKLVANNFNTHISGYLSFLRSRNITRVSNTKYYEKVYDDQFSAPFSAYLKSHSKLNRDTPSTANAVRVIKRYMNVSDGNINADAMLLWLDSLEIEPSTYNTYLQHLKSFARFCKYHNNYVEDADKILSIPRKEDSEDEIKRFAIEEAHLKKMYEVADFETHLILDLGSKMGLRAASMVSIRQKDIDFENNIIHIIAKGYNKRKKLPIPPQIKGILKAHCTAISSDKILPYSSNNLSQKFSKFLEENNLRNSTFDSRKTISLHNLRHTFAYNSIEKFGLRKTSLLLLHSSITTTEEHYLKHRSQDDLMNIYQED